A window of the Kosakonia sp. BYX6 genome harbors these coding sequences:
- a CDS encoding flagellar assembly protein FliH: MPTSNSRWQSWRPENLLDDSFSEERELRAAMPASDPASEAALQVELSRLRQQAEQKGFAAGQTRGVEEGKKLGYAQGFEEGREEGIEKGKAEYQQLQQKQSDEFAQLIDNVKITLDNLDSVMPARLVQVALMAARSLLGESVVSTTTNAWLLTRIQQLLQEDTKHLNQVKLWVSPEESAAVQEQLGEVLHSRGWELCTDDQMLPGGCRLTTDGGELDSTTETRWNELCTLSREDFSL, from the coding sequence ATGCCTACGTCTAATTCCCGGTGGCAGTCCTGGCGGCCTGAAAATTTGCTTGATGATTCCTTTAGTGAGGAGCGCGAACTGCGTGCTGCGATGCCGGCCAGCGACCCGGCAAGCGAAGCCGCGTTACAGGTTGAGTTATCCCGCCTGCGTCAACAGGCCGAGCAAAAAGGTTTTGCGGCGGGCCAAACGCGTGGCGTAGAAGAGGGCAAAAAGCTCGGCTACGCGCAAGGCTTCGAGGAAGGCCGCGAAGAGGGTATCGAGAAAGGGAAAGCCGAGTACCAACAGTTACAGCAGAAGCAGTCCGATGAATTCGCGCAGCTGATTGATAACGTAAAAATCACGCTTGATAACCTCGATAGCGTCATGCCTGCGCGTCTGGTGCAGGTCGCCCTGATGGCGGCGCGCAGCTTGCTCGGTGAAAGTGTGGTGTCAACCACCACCAACGCCTGGCTACTGACGCGCATTCAACAGCTGTTGCAGGAAGACACGAAGCACTTGAATCAGGTGAAACTGTGGGTCAGCCCGGAAGAGTCTGCCGCAGTGCAGGAGCAACTCGGTGAAGTGTTGCACTCCCGTGGTTGGGAACTGTGTACCGACGATCAAATGCTGCCGGGCGGCTGTCGCTTAACCACCGACGGTGGCGAACTGGACTCCACCACGGAAACGCGCTGGAACGAGCTGTGCACGCTGAGTCGTGAGG